Proteins encoded by one window of Conger conger chromosome 1, fConCon1.1, whole genome shotgun sequence:
- the LOC133126990 gene encoding arfaptin-2-like: MTDSIMSKAATMEIPINSNGDMGTLPEDDGLEQAAQIQWRLDEKQVMVSGPNLNETSIVSGGYGGATEGIIPTSSIKGPSMHHSGSGSSAGADDAARDVAVEKFDIMKKWGLNTYKCTKQMISERFGRGSRTVDLELEAQIDVLRDTKRKYENVLRLARALTNHFYSMVQTQHALGDTFADLSQKSPELRDEFGYNAETQKLLCRNGETLLGAINFFVSSINTLVNKTMEDTLMTIKMYENARLEFDAYRADLEELNMGPRDAATLARIDTAQQQYQIHKEKYERLRSDVTIKLKFLEENKVRPRARALPANQNIPFSVIAFTACIA, from the coding sequence ATGACGGACAGCATCATGAGCAAAGCGGCCACCATGGAGATCCCCATCAACAGCAACGGGGACATGGGGACCCTGCCCGAGGACGACGGCCTGGAGCAGGCTGCACAGATTCAGTGGCGCTTAGATGAGAAGCAGGTGATGGTGTCGGGGCCCAACCTGAACGAGACCAGCATCGTGTCGGGGGGCTACGGCGGGGCCACCGAGGGGATCATCCCCACCAGCTCCATTAAaggtcccagcatgcaccacagCGGCAGCGGGTCGTCGGCGGGCGCGGATGACGCCGCTCGGGACGTCGCCGTGGAGAAGTTCGACATCATGAAGAAGTGGGGTCTCAACACCTACAAGTGCACGAAGCAGATGATCTCTGAGCGGTTTGGGCGGGGCTCGCGGACGGTGGACCTGGAGCTGGAGGCGCAGATAGACGTCCTGCGGGACACCAAGCGCAAGTACGAGAACGTGCTGCGGCTGGCACGGGCGCTGACCAACCACTTCTACAGCATGGTGCagacccagcatgcactgggggaCACCTTTGCCGACCTCAGCCAGAAGTCGCCCGAGCTGCGGGATGAATTTGGGTACAACGCAGAGACTCAGAAGCTGCTCTGCAGGAATGGGGAGACCCTCCTGGGGGCCATCAACTTCTTTGTGTCCAGCATCAACACGCTGGTCAACAAGACCATGGAGGACACCCTGATGACCATCAAGATGTACGAGAACGCAAGGCTGGAGTTTGACGCGTACCGCGCGGACCTGGAGGAGCTGAACATGGGCCCGCGGGACGCCGCCACGCTGGCACGCATCGACACGGCGCAGCAGCAGTACCAGATCCACAAGGAGAAGTACGAGAGGCTCCGCAGCGACGTCACCATCAAGCTCAAGTTCCTGGAGGAGAACAAGGTCCGGCCCCGCGCCCGTGCTCTCCCCGCCAACCAGAACATCCCCTTTTCTGTGATCGCTTTTACGGCCtgtatagcgtag